The following proteins are co-located in the Dehalococcoides mccartyi 195 genome:
- the ruvB gene encoding Holliday junction branch migration DNA helicase RuvB → MSEEKERLISGKLAADDAKLDTSLRPRCLSDFIGQKRLKDNLGVAIQAAKQRGEALDHVLLYGPPGLGKTTLSHIIALEMGVNIRITSGPAIERQGDLAAILTNLKPFDILFIDEIHRLSRNVEEVLYPAMEDYALDIMVGKGPGARSLRLKLPHFTLIGATTRYAMLSAPLRDRFGSIFRLDFYDEDAIHDIVSRSAHILGVEAEENGIRQIACRSRGTPRVANRLLRRVRDYAQVKGNGLITGDMAAESLACLEVDRLGLDEIDHKVLKTIIHKFGGGPVGLETIAAAISEEADTIMDVYEPYLLQLGFLERTPRGRQATRLAYQHLNIPYPADKNNQQGLWAENGT, encoded by the coding sequence ATGTCAGAGGAAAAAGAGCGTCTTATATCCGGGAAACTGGCCGCCGATGATGCCAAGCTGGATACCAGTCTCCGCCCCCGTTGCCTGTCTGATTTTATAGGTCAAAAACGCCTCAAGGATAATCTTGGGGTAGCCATACAGGCGGCCAAGCAAAGGGGAGAGGCGCTGGACCATGTTTTGCTTTACGGGCCGCCGGGGCTGGGTAAAACCACTCTGTCCCATATAATAGCTTTGGAGATGGGGGTGAATATCCGCATCACTTCCGGCCCGGCCATTGAAAGGCAGGGTGACCTGGCAGCTATTTTAACTAACCTTAAGCCTTTTGATATTTTGTTTATAGATGAAATTCACCGCCTCAGCCGGAATGTGGAGGAAGTCCTTTACCCGGCTATGGAAGATTATGCACTTGACATAATGGTAGGAAAAGGGCCGGGTGCCAGAAGCCTGAGGCTGAAACTGCCTCACTTTACCCTGATAGGGGCGACTACCCGCTATGCCATGCTTTCCGCACCTCTGCGTGACCGTTTCGGTTCTATATTCCGGTTGGATTTTTATGACGAAGATGCCATTCATGATATTGTCAGCCGTTCTGCCCATATACTGGGGGTGGAGGCGGAAGAAAACGGTATCCGCCAGATAGCCTGCCGTTCCCGCGGCACTCCCAGAGTAGCTAACCGTCTGCTTCGGCGGGTGAGGGATTATGCTCAGGTAAAAGGAAACGGGCTGATTACCGGGGATATGGCAGCAGAGTCTCTGGCCTGTCTGGAAGTAGACCGTTTGGGGCTTGATGAGATTGACCACAAGGTTTTAAAAACCATTATCCATAAATTCGGCGGTGGGCCGGTAGGGCTTGAAACCATTGCCGCCGCTATTTCCGAAGAGGCAGATACTATTATGGACGTTTACGAACCGTATCTGCTCCAACTGGGTTTTCTGGAAAGAACACCCAGAGGGCGTCAGGCGACCCGTCTGGCCTACCAGCACTTGAATATACCTTACCCGGCTGATAAAAATAACCAGCAGGGGCTTTGGGCGGAGAATGGCACCTAA
- a CDS encoding permease, whose amino-acid sequence MIIPTIILAVVAVVVSIIAYNKNGAHTEGFKAAWDIFIQVLPMMVLAFIIAGMLRVIIPQETISQWLGQESGFKGVLIGTALGGLMPGGPYSCMPIAAGLLGRGAGAGTMVAFMTGWSLLAVNRLPLEIGMLGWKFALIRLAVTALMPIAAGMLANALFSKVNLLE is encoded by the coding sequence ATGATAATCCCCACCATAATTCTGGCGGTTGTAGCGGTGGTGGTCAGCATTATTGCGTATAACAAAAACGGCGCCCACACCGAAGGGTTTAAAGCCGCTTGGGATATATTCATTCAGGTATTACCCATGATGGTACTGGCTTTTATTATTGCCGGTATGCTCAGGGTTATTATACCCCAGGAAACTATCAGCCAGTGGCTGGGGCAGGAATCAGGTTTCAAGGGCGTACTTATCGGCACGGCTTTAGGCGGACTGATGCCGGGCGGGCCTTACAGCTGTATGCCTATTGCCGCCGGTCTGCTGGGCAGGGGCGCCGGAGCAGGCACTATGGTTGCTTTTATGACCGGCTGGTCTCTGCTGGCGGTCAACCGCCTCCCCCTTGAGATTGGTATGCTGGGCTGGAAATTTGCCCTTATACGGCTGGCAGTAACCGCCCTGATGCCTATTGCCGCAGGTATGCTGGCCAATGCCCTTTTCTCAAAAGTAAACCTGCTTGAATAG
- the rpoC gene encoding DNA-directed RNA polymerase subunit beta' — MNEVNDFDAIRISLASPDQIRSWSYGEVTKPETINYRTLKPERDGLFCERIFGPIKDFECACGKYKRIRYKGIICDKCGVEIARAKVRRERMGHIELACPVGHIWFTRGIPSRVGLLLNLSTRSLERIIYYSHFIITGVNDEAREKAIKDLEVISSQRVADKGSEVDTRVAQMEAEDATVEAINQVRRDFSTEREQMEEDIQLLIDQLKDLQIGNLLTENQYYELKQRFSNVFEASMGAEALLKLLSYIDMDKERSKLIQETRSTSGQRRKKAGKQLQLVEAFRRSSNKPEWMIMTVLPVLPPDLRPMVQLDGGRFATSDLNDLYRRVINRNNRLQHLMEIGAPEIIIRNEKRMLQEAVDSLIDNGRRGKSVAVNGDHKAKSLSDLLRGKQGRFRQNLLGKRVDYSGRSVIVVGPSLKLSQCGLPRRMALELFKPFVMHRLVRDGLAPNIKSARRLVERARPEVYDILEEVVKERPVMLNRAPTLHRLSIQAFEPVLIDGSALRLHPLVCSAFNADFDGDQMAVHVPLSKAAVKEARETMLSIHNMMLPSSGEPVVSPSLDMVFGCYYLTTTRPGAKGEGKIFSDFEEAKHYYEMGIIDLRAIIKVRDGKGNMLETTTGRIIFNDVLPKEVEFQNMDIPKSAIKKIIGRCYKILSSQDMAVMLDKIKQLGFKYATSSGISIAMSDISVPREKAKLVAAADERTAISEGQFARGLITEDERYNSIIETWMETTDRITDAIQAGFDKQGSVYMMANSGAKGNISQIRQMAGLRGLMTNPSGRIIDFPIKSSLREGLTTLEYFISTHGARKGLADTALRTSGSGYLTRRLIDVTQDVIILQEDCGTSNGTWIVEPKEKGMLPPLVDRVLGRWAAHNVVHPQTGEIIVGNNEEIDEAKAKAIGEAGITEVFVRSPLTCEATHGMCRRCYGRDLGRVRLVDMNTAVGIIAAQSIGEPGTQLTLRTFHTGGVVGVDITTGLPRVEELFEARPPKVQSIISEIDGEAEVIENENGRHIRIFSDEVYQDEYELPSGWKTQVQSGQWVDSGMVLASPEMEGKSKAVVQSDQNVVARVAGEVSVDGSLITIKYSESEEREYAIPAAMQIKVKTGDSVRAGQQLTDGSINPQDILSILGRDAVQKYLVEEVQKVYYSQGVHINDKHIEVIARQMLIKVRIDSSGDTDLVPGELVDKFRYEDINAKVLAEGGEPATAHTVLMGITRASLSTESWLAAASFQETTRVLTDAAIYGKVDKLSGLKENVIIGKLIPAQCKSCKEATVERAERIAAAAAAPAVSTLPENCL; from the coding sequence ATGAACGAAGTTAATGATTTTGATGCAATACGGATTTCACTGGCTTCCCCTGACCAGATAAGAAGCTGGTCTTATGGTGAGGTTACCAAACCTGAAACCATAAACTATCGTACGTTAAAGCCGGAGCGGGACGGTCTGTTCTGTGAGCGTATCTTCGGCCCTATAAAGGACTTTGAGTGTGCCTGCGGCAAATACAAACGTATCCGCTACAAGGGCATTATATGTGACAAGTGCGGCGTGGAAATTGCTCGTGCCAAGGTACGGCGTGAACGGATGGGGCATATTGAACTGGCCTGTCCGGTAGGCCATATCTGGTTTACCCGCGGTATTCCCAGCCGGGTAGGCCTGCTGCTTAATTTGTCCACCCGCAGCCTTGAAAGGATAATTTATTATTCCCATTTCATTATAACCGGGGTAAATGACGAAGCCCGTGAAAAGGCCATTAAAGATTTGGAGGTTATTTCCTCCCAGCGGGTAGCTGATAAGGGCAGCGAGGTAGATACCAGGGTTGCCCAGATGGAAGCCGAAGATGCCACTGTTGAAGCCATAAATCAGGTTCGCCGTGATTTTTCAACTGAACGTGAGCAGATGGAAGAAGATATCCAGCTGCTTATAGACCAGCTGAAAGACCTCCAAATAGGCAATTTGCTGACCGAAAACCAGTATTACGAGCTGAAACAGCGTTTCAGCAATGTTTTTGAGGCCTCCATGGGTGCCGAAGCTCTGCTTAAGCTGCTTTCTTATATAGATATGGATAAGGAGCGGAGCAAACTTATTCAGGAAACCCGCTCCACTTCCGGCCAGCGCCGCAAAAAGGCTGGCAAACAGCTTCAGCTGGTAGAGGCTTTCCGCCGCTCCAGCAACAAGCCTGAGTGGATGATTATGACGGTTCTGCCGGTACTGCCGCCTGACCTGCGTCCTATGGTTCAGCTTGACGGCGGCCGTTTTGCCACCAGTGACTTAAATGACCTTTACCGCCGGGTTATCAACCGGAACAACCGTCTCCAGCACCTGATGGAAATCGGGGCGCCGGAGATTATTATCCGCAACGAAAAGCGTATGCTTCAGGAAGCGGTGGATTCACTTATTGATAACGGACGCCGCGGCAAGAGCGTGGCTGTAAATGGTGACCACAAAGCCAAGTCCCTTTCTGACCTGCTTCGCGGCAAACAGGGACGCTTCCGCCAGAACCTGCTGGGTAAACGGGTTGACTATTCAGGCCGTTCGGTTATTGTGGTAGGCCCTTCACTCAAACTTTCACAGTGCGGTCTGCCCCGCCGTATGGCACTTGAACTCTTTAAGCCCTTTGTCATGCACCGCTTGGTACGGGACGGCTTAGCCCCCAATATCAAGAGCGCCCGCCGTCTGGTAGAGCGCGCCCGCCCGGAGGTTTACGATATTCTGGAAGAGGTGGTCAAGGAGAGGCCGGTTATGCTTAACCGCGCTCCCACTCTGCACCGCCTTAGTATCCAGGCCTTTGAGCCGGTGCTTATTGACGGCAGTGCCCTCAGGCTTCACCCGCTGGTCTGTTCAGCCTTTAACGCTGACTTTGACGGTGACCAGATGGCTGTCCACGTGCCCCTTTCCAAAGCGGCCGTGAAGGAAGCCCGTGAAACCATGCTGTCCATTCATAATATGATGCTTCCCTCCAGCGGTGAGCCGGTGGTATCCCCCAGCCTTGATATGGTCTTCGGGTGTTATTACCTGACTACTACCCGGCCGGGTGCTAAGGGTGAAGGCAAGATATTCAGTGACTTTGAAGAAGCCAAGCACTATTACGAAATGGGTATTATTGACCTCAGGGCTATTATCAAAGTCCGTGACGGCAAGGGTAATATGCTGGAAACCACTACCGGGCGGATTATATTTAATGATGTCCTGCCCAAGGAAGTAGAGTTCCAGAATATGGATATACCCAAATCCGCCATCAAAAAGATAATCGGCCGCTGTTACAAGATTCTTTCCAGCCAGGATATGGCCGTCATGCTGGACAAGATAAAACAGCTTGGCTTCAAATACGCCACCAGCTCAGGCATTTCCATTGCCATGAGTGATATTTCGGTGCCGCGTGAAAAGGCCAAGCTGGTAGCTGCCGCTGATGAGCGGACTGCCATTTCCGAAGGTCAGTTTGCCCGCGGTCTTATCACCGAAGACGAACGCTACAACAGCATCATTGAAACCTGGATGGAAACTACTGACCGCATTACAGATGCTATTCAGGCCGGTTTTGACAAACAGGGTTCCGTGTACATGATGGCTAACTCCGGCGCTAAGGGTAATATTTCCCAGATACGCCAGATGGCCGGTTTACGCGGCCTTATGACTAACCCGTCCGGCCGTATTATTGACTTCCCCATCAAGTCTTCCCTGCGTGAAGGCCTGACTACTCTGGAATACTTTATATCTACTCACGGTGCCCGCAAGGGTCTGGCTGACACCGCTTTACGTACGTCCGGTTCAGGTTACCTGACCCGCCGCCTTATAGACGTAACCCAGGATGTTATTATCCTTCAGGAAGACTGCGGCACTTCAAACGGCACCTGGATAGTAGAACCCAAAGAAAAGGGTATGCTGCCCCCGCTGGTTGACCGTGTACTCGGCCGCTGGGCAGCTCACAATGTGGTTCACCCCCAGACCGGCGAAATTATCGTGGGTAACAATGAAGAGATTGACGAAGCTAAGGCTAAGGCTATCGGCGAAGCCGGTATCACCGAAGTCTTTGTCCGCTCTCCGCTTACCTGCGAAGCTACTCACGGCATGTGCCGCCGCTGTTACGGGCGTGACCTTGGCCGTGTCCGTCTGGTAGACATGAATACCGCCGTAGGTATCATTGCCGCCCAGAGTATCGGTGAGCCCGGTACCCAGCTGACACTCCGTACCTTCCATACCGGCGGTGTGGTAGGCGTAGATATTACGACCGGTCTTCCCAGAGTTGAAGAACTCTTTGAGGCCCGTCCGCCCAAGGTTCAGTCCATTATTTCTGAAATAGACGGTGAGGCCGAGGTTATTGAAAATGAAAACGGCCGCCATATCCGCATATTCTCTGATGAAGTATATCAGGACGAATATGAGCTGCCTTCCGGCTGGAAGACTCAGGTTCAAAGCGGACAGTGGGTGGATTCCGGCATGGTGCTGGCTTCGCCTGAAATGGAAGGCAAGTCCAAGGCGGTAGTTCAGAGTGACCAGAATGTGGTTGCCAGAGTGGCCGGTGAAGTTTCAGTGGATGGCAGCCTTATCACCATCAAATACAGCGAAAGCGAAGAACGTGAATACGCTATACCTGCCGCCATGCAGATAAAGGTTAAAACCGGGGATAGTGTCCGTGCCGGTCAGCAGCTGACTGACGGCTCTATAAACCCGCAGGATATTCTGTCCATTTTGGGCAGGGACGCTGTCCAGAAGTATCTGGTTGAAGAAGTCCAGAAGGTTTACTACTCTCAGGGCGTACATATCAACGATAAACACATAGAGGTTATTGCCCGCCAGATGCTTATCAAGGTACGCATTGACTCCTCAGGTGATACTGACCTGGTTCCGGGTGAACTGGTAGACAAGTTCCGCTACGAGGATATCAACGCTAAGGTTCTGGCCGAAGGCGGCGAACCGGCAACCGCCCATACCGTGCTTATGGGTATTACCCGTGCTTCACTCAGCACCGAAAGCTGGCTGGCGGCGGCCTCCTTCCAGGAGACCACCCGTGTCCTTACTGATGCCGCCATTTACGGCAAGGTGGATAAGCTGTCCGGCCTTAAGGAAAATGTTATCATAGGCAAGCTTATACCTGCCCAGTGCAAATCCTGCAAGGAAGCTACGGTTGAAAGAGCGGAACGGATAGCCGCTGCCGCTGCCGCACCTGCGGTCAGCACTCTGCCGGAAAATTGCCTTTAG
- a CDS encoding class I SAM-dependent methyltransferase, with protein sequence MNEQNFTSQEQVFDQIADGWYSFRHRSIFSHELSALAAKWQTGKLLNAGCGCGADFIPFKDSFELYGIDFSAEMIEQAGKYARKHGFKPNLSVADMQNLPFKDAEFDWLIAVASFHHLKGQDAQEKALKEFGRVLKDGGQVFLTVWNRLQPRFWFKGRETLVPWKSQDRVLMRYYRLYTCWEIEALVKKAGFRVVSSFGEKNHRGPKYFARNICLVLEKQTLKK encoded by the coding sequence ATGAACGAACAAAATTTTACTTCCCAGGAACAGGTATTTGACCAAATAGCCGACGGCTGGTACAGCTTTCGCCATCGTTCCATCTTCAGCCATGAGCTTTCAGCACTGGCGGCAAAGTGGCAAACAGGCAAACTATTAAACGCGGGCTGCGGCTGCGGGGCGGATTTTATACCCTTTAAAGACAGCTTTGAGCTATACGGCATAGATTTTTCAGCCGAAATGATAGAACAGGCCGGGAAATATGCCCGTAAGCACGGCTTCAAACCCAATCTGTCAGTAGCAGATATGCAAAACCTGCCTTTTAAAGATGCCGAATTTGACTGGCTGATTGCGGTGGCCAGTTTCCATCACCTGAAAGGGCAGGATGCCCAAGAGAAAGCCTTAAAGGAATTCGGGCGGGTACTGAAAGATGGCGGGCAGGTATTCCTGACCGTCTGGAACCGCCTGCAGCCCCGCTTCTGGTTTAAGGGGCGTGAAACGCTGGTGCCATGGAAAAGCCAAGACCGGGTACTTATGCGTTATTACCGGCTGTATACCTGCTGGGAGATAGAGGCACTGGTAAAAAAAGCCGGATTCAGAGTAGTCAGCTCTTTTGGTGAAAAAAACCACCGCGGGCCGAAATATTTTGCCCGGAATATATGCCTGGTGCTTGAGAAGCAAACTTTAAAAAAATAA
- a CDS encoding elongator complex protein 3, with amino-acid sequence MKKLSRTISGVTPVAVMTKPLPCPGKCVYCPTFEATPQSYTPESPAVLRAKSCEYQAYRQVALRLRIIQDMGHPTDKVELIIMGGTFLAADTAYQYGFIKDCYDALNGVVASSLEEAKAINETAQHRCVGLCIETRPDICGEAEIQRMIDFGTTRVELGVQMLDDDIYKLVERGHTVADVAESTRLLREYGLKVHYHWMPGLPGSSPEKDLALSRMVFEDPRFCPDGLKLYPTMVVEGTILEEWWKEGRYTPYPSDIMTGLIADIKALVPPYVRISRVLRDIPAVFIRAGLKDSLRDGVRQILESRNQKCKCIRCREYGHRQRKGQTSGEPALKRLDYQASGGKEIFLSFEDASDTLYGLLRLRIPQVSLPVLDKKYGGKTGLVRELHVYGTELSLGEQGEQSAQHRGLGRKLVAEAERLVRDEYGLSSLAILSGVGAREYYRSLGYELVAGYMCKYLG; translated from the coding sequence ATGAAGAAGCTTTCCCGAACAATATCAGGCGTTACTCCGGTGGCGGTTATGACCAAGCCTTTGCCCTGCCCCGGCAAATGCGTATACTGCCCCACCTTTGAGGCTACTCCCCAGAGCTATACGCCTGAATCTCCGGCTGTTTTGCGGGCCAAAAGCTGTGAATACCAGGCGTACCGGCAGGTTGCCCTTCGCCTGCGGATAATACAGGATATGGGTCACCCCACTGATAAGGTTGAGCTTATAATCATGGGGGGTACTTTTCTTGCGGCAGATACTGCCTACCAGTATGGTTTTATTAAAGACTGTTATGATGCTTTGAACGGGGTAGTGGCCTCCAGTTTAGAGGAAGCCAAGGCTATAAATGAAACCGCCCAGCACCGCTGCGTGGGTTTATGCATTGAAACCCGCCCGGATATCTGCGGTGAGGCCGAAATACAGCGGATGATAGATTTTGGTACTACCAGAGTGGAACTTGGCGTCCAGATGCTGGATGATGATATTTATAAACTGGTTGAACGGGGGCATACAGTGGCAGATGTGGCTGAGTCCACCCGCCTTTTGCGTGAATACGGCCTTAAGGTTCATTACCACTGGATGCCCGGACTTCCCGGCTCTTCTCCTGAAAAAGATTTAGCTCTTTCCCGTATGGTGTTTGAAGACCCGCGTTTCTGTCCTGACGGGCTTAAGCTTTATCCCACTATGGTAGTGGAGGGTACTATACTTGAAGAGTGGTGGAAAGAAGGCCGCTATACCCCGTACCCGAGTGATATTATGACCGGGCTAATTGCGGATATTAAAGCTCTGGTGCCGCCTTATGTGCGTATTTCGCGGGTGCTTCGGGATATACCGGCTGTATTTATCCGTGCCGGTCTCAAAGACTCACTGCGGGATGGAGTGCGGCAGATACTGGAAAGCCGTAACCAGAAGTGCAAGTGTATACGCTGCCGCGAGTATGGTCACCGCCAGCGCAAGGGTCAGACCAGCGGTGAGCCTGCCTTAAAACGTCTGGATTATCAGGCATCAGGCGGCAAGGAGATATTCCTTAGTTTTGAAGATGCCTCTGATACCCTTTACGGCCTGCTCAGGCTGCGCATACCGCAGGTTTCTCTGCCGGTACTTGATAAAAAATATGGCGGTAAAACAGGGCTGGTGCGTGAACTGCACGTATACGGCACAGAACTTTCACTGGGTGAACAGGGCGAACAGTCTGCCCAGCACCGGGGTCTTGGCAGAAAGCTGGTAGCAGAGGCAGAGCGTCTGGTGCGGGACGAATATGGCCTTAGCTCACTTGCCATTCTAAGCGGGGTGGGTGCCAGAGAGTATTACCGCTCACTTGGGTATGAGCTTGTGGCTGGTTATATGTGTAAGTATTTGGGCTGA
- a CDS encoding epoxyqueuosine reductase QueH — translation MAPKLLLHGCCAHCTAYSFKYWQEQGFAVSVYWYNPNIHPFMEHQSRLEAMRKLSAEMGFELITEPSYHMAEYFKNVSANVDGRCRICFDMRLGQTAAYAAGHGYEYFSSSLFISPHQKHQDAVCSAEALAKETGVRFAYADLRKRYSDSRHITKPLDLYRQQYCGCVYSEYERFGKPNSPA, via the coding sequence ATGGCACCTAAACTTCTCCTTCATGGCTGTTGCGCCCACTGTACCGCTTACTCTTTTAAATACTGGCAGGAACAGGGTTTTGCGGTCAGTGTTTACTGGTATAACCCTAATATTCACCCATTTATGGAGCATCAAAGCAGGCTTGAGGCTATGCGGAAACTTTCAGCTGAAATGGGTTTTGAGCTTATAACAGAGCCTTCATATCACATGGCCGAATATTTTAAAAATGTATCCGCCAATGTGGACGGGCGCTGCCGAATCTGTTTTGATATGCGGCTGGGGCAGACTGCCGCTTATGCCGCAGGGCATGGGTATGAATATTTTTCTTCCAGCCTTTTTATCAGCCCCCACCAGAAACACCAGGATGCAGTCTGCTCGGCTGAAGCTTTGGCTAAGGAAACGGGGGTCAGGTTTGCCTATGCAGACCTTCGGAAACGTTATTCGGACAGCCGCCATATTACCAAGCCCTTAGACCTTTACCGCCAGCAATACTGCGGGTGTGTATATAGCGAATATGAAAGGTTCGGCAAGCCAAATTCACCCGCCTGA
- a CDS encoding methyl viologen-reducing hydrogenase, with protein sequence MVRVAEEWFAVCGGCELSLLDIGESLLDILPNLEIVHMPVLMDHKLFGQKGDGTKPEIPEADLGLITGGIRNEENKELALEMRKKCKIIVALGTCACFGGIPALANLSTTEAMLDQIFNKEKGTDPSSPPSDKSLPKLLDRVYAVDEVIKVDIHLPGCPPTPAHIVELLNAVLAGKTFALPERSVCDTCPTIREKQSTGGSIKRPLQNAQFTPGRYDNMRCLNEQGLFCLGPVTKAGCNRILGADPSEEIPRCIKAYMPCRGCFGPVRQSSNPTADIMGSLSYIGRDPKEIVDRVATINRFIGSGRLRPQDK encoded by the coding sequence ATGGTCCGTGTTGCTGAAGAATGGTTTGCGGTATGCGGAGGGTGTGAACTTTCTCTACTGGATATAGGTGAATCGCTGCTGGATATTTTACCCAACTTGGAAATAGTACATATGCCGGTGCTTATGGACCACAAACTTTTCGGGCAGAAGGGTGACGGCACTAAACCGGAAATCCCGGAAGCTGACCTTGGCCTGATTACCGGCGGTATCCGGAATGAGGAAAACAAGGAACTTGCTCTGGAAATGCGCAAGAAATGCAAGATAATAGTTGCCCTTGGCACCTGCGCCTGTTTTGGCGGCATTCCGGCTCTGGCAAACCTTTCCACTACCGAAGCAATGCTGGACCAGATTTTTAATAAAGAAAAGGGTACTGACCCTTCTTCTCCTCCCAGTGACAAATCCCTCCCCAAGTTGCTTGACCGTGTTTATGCCGTAGATGAAGTAATAAAAGTAGATATCCATCTGCCCGGTTGTCCTCCCACACCTGCCCATATAGTTGAACTTTTAAATGCAGTACTTGCAGGCAAGACATTTGCACTTCCTGAAAGAAGTGTGTGTGATACCTGCCCCACCATACGTGAAAAACAATCTACCGGCGGGTCTATCAAACGCCCTCTGCAAAATGCCCAGTTTACCCCCGGCCGCTATGATAATATGCGCTGCCTGAATGAACAGGGTTTGTTCTGTCTGGGGCCGGTTACCAAAGCCGGGTGTAACCGCATCTTAGGAGCTGACCCCTCAGAAGAAATTCCCCGCTGCATCAAAGCCTATATGCCTTGCCGCGGCTGTTTCGGGCCGGTACGCCAGAGTTCCAACCCCACTGCTGATATAATGGGCTCTTTAAGCTATATCGGGCGTGACCCGAAGGAGATTGTTGACCGGGTGGCCACCATAAACCGCTTTATCGGTTCGGGTAGACTCCGCCCGCAGGATAAGTAG
- the rimI gene encoding ribosomal protein S18-alanine N-acetyltransferase has product MTYLIRPIKDQDIPELNQIDKEAFPTMWPATNFKREMENIMAHYMVLVDEDISRGASPKISPNIWKRLWDCIRRDSNAAGTLADNPKVIGYSAIWVMAGSAHLVSVAVRDAFRRKGFGELLLISSLKEAIKYKCFEMTLEVRVSNIVAQNLYLKYGFAIKGIRKKYYLDNHEDALIMTLDSIDSPDFPSKLDEYKNSHTRKWKTTPGMAELAS; this is encoded by the coding sequence ATGACCTATTTAATCCGTCCTATAAAAGACCAGGACATACCGGAACTTAACCAGATAGATAAAGAAGCATTTCCCACCATGTGGCCGGCTACCAACTTTAAGCGTGAGATGGAAAACATCATGGCCCATTATATGGTGCTGGTTGATGAAGATATTTCCCGTGGTGCTTCGCCTAAAATCAGCCCGAATATCTGGAAACGGCTGTGGGATTGTATCCGCCGTGACAGCAACGCCGCTGGGACGCTTGCCGATAATCCAAAGGTTATCGGTTACAGTGCCATATGGGTTATGGCCGGCTCTGCCCACTTGGTAAGCGTGGCAGTCCGGGATGCCTTTCGCCGTAAAGGGTTTGGCGAATTGCTCCTGATAAGCTCCTTGAAAGAGGCTATAAAATACAAATGCTTTGAAATGACCCTTGAGGTTAGGGTTTCAAACATTGTGGCTCAAAACCTGTATCTGAAATATGGTTTTGCCATAAAAGGCATACGGAAAAAATATTATTTGGATAACCATGAAGATGCTCTTATTATGACGTTGGACAGCATTGATAGTCCTGATTTTCCGTCTAAACTGGATGAATATAAAAACAGCCACACCCGGAAATGGAAGACCACACCGGGCATGGCCGAACTGGCTTCATAA